The window GTTGTCGGTGTTGTCCTCGATCAGCGCGATGCGCGGGTCGTCGCCGGCGAGCATGCGCCGGGAGAACCCGGACGGGATGGTGAGCACGCCGTTCACCTGGCCGTTGCGCAGCGCGTCGATGGCCTGCCCGCGGTCGGCATACGGGATCGTCTCGAACGTGTTGGCGTTGGCGGTCACGGCGTTGGCGAGTTCGCGCAGCCTGACGGCGGGGATGCCGCCGTCCTGATCCACGAGCCCCACCTTGAGGTGCTTCACCTGGCCCCCGAAGGCATAGCCCAGCACGACCAGCTGCACCACCGGCATGAAGAGCGACATGACGATGAGCATCGGGCTCTTGCGGAACCGGCGCAGGTCGCGTTCGATGATCGCCCAGGCGCGTTGCATGGCGCTATCTCCTGCGGCCCATGCTGCGGCGCTCGCTCATCGGCTGTTCCTGCAGTGCGTCGCGCAGCTGGTGGCCGGTGTAGTGCACGAACACGTCGTCGAGCGTGGTGCTCTCCACCGAGAGTGACTTGACGGTCACGCCCGCGGCCGCGGCCGCGGTCATGAGCCCCATCGTCGTGGCCGGTCCGCTGGTGGACATGATCCGGAACACCGGCGCCTCGCCGTCCACCCGCTGCACGCCGGGCAGCGCCGCCAGCCGCGCGCGCCAGTCGGGGGGCGTGTCGGAGAAGCTCACCTCGAGCGTGTTCTCGCCGGGGATGTCGGCCTTGAGCTTCATGGGCGAATCGAGCGCCATGAGCTTGCCGTGATCCACGATCGCGATCCGGTCGCAGAGCTTGTCGGCCTCGTCCATGTAATGCGTGGTGAGCAGCACGGTGAGGTCGCGCTCGGCCTTGATCTTGCGCAACATCTCCCACACCGCCGTGCGCGACACGGGGTCGAGGCCGGTGGTGGGTTCGTCCAGGAACAGGATGCTCGGTTGGTGCACCAGCCCGCGCGCGATCTCCACCCGCCGGCGCATGCCGCCGGAGAGGTTCTTCACGGGTTTGTCGGCCCATTGCGTGAGCTCCACGGCCGCCAGCAGCTCGGCGATGAGCGGCTTGCGGCGTTCACGGGGCACGCTGTACAGCTTGGCGAAGATGAGCAGGTTCTCCTCGGCGCTCAGCTCGAGATCGCTGGTCATGGCCTGCGGAATGACGCCGATGGCGTGCCGGACGTCGTTGGCGTGGGTGACGATGTCGTGGCCGGCCACCAGCGCCGTGCCCTCGGAGGGCAGGAGCAGCGTGGTGAGCATGCGGATGAGCGTGGACTTGCCGGCGCCGTTGGGGCCGAGCAGGCCGAACACCTCGCCCTCGTCGACGGCAAACGAGATCCGGTCGACGGCGGTGAAGTCGCCGAACCGCTTGGTGATGGCGCGGACGTCGATGGCGACGTTCATCGTGGGGGCGTGACCGGGAACAGCACGTACGCCGTCATCCCCACGGCGAGGCGGCGGTCCTTGTTGTCCACCCGCAGACGGATCTCGAACGTCTTGATGTCGCGCTTGGTGCGGCTGACGTCGCGCTGGGTAGCGTAGCCGGCGTCCACGGCGCGGTAGAACACCGTGCCCTGGCGCTCGTCGCCCGAAGGGAGGCGCACCGTGAGGTGGTCGCCGATGCGCACGCGATCGATGTACGTCTCCTCGACGTCGGCGCGCACCCACAGGCTGTCGGGGTTGATGAGCGTGAGGATGGGCTGGCCGGCGTTCACGAACTCACCGGCGCGCGCGGCGCGCACGTCGACGACGCCGGCGATGGGCGCGCGGATCTCGGCGTACGCCAGCCGCACGTCGGCCTTGCGCGTCTGCGCGGTGGCGGCGGCCTGCTGCTGCCGGCTGGCGGCCAGGGCGCTGCGCCGCGCCGCCACCTGATCCTCGGCGGCGCGGGCGATCGCGACGGCGGCGCGCTGGGCCTGCACCTGCTGGC is drawn from Gemmatimonadaceae bacterium and contains these coding sequences:
- a CDS encoding efflux RND transporter periplasmic adaptor subunit produces the protein MNRKKVLLGAAAVVALAAIAAYTLLRGSNTLTLTGIVTANDVIVSPQVAGQVSRILVTEGDSVTQNQLLAVLAPGELAADQTFYSHSASAAASQVQESESDLRYEVTQAAEQLRQARAALDGAMSQATEDSATAVNAKRLLDRLESLYRAGGISPQQLDSARTGYTVVASRLDASRQQVQAQRAAVAIARAAEDQVAARRSALAASRQQQAAATAQTRKADVRLAYAEIRAPIAGVVDVRAARAGEFVNAGQPILTLINPDSLWVRADVEETYIDRVRIGDHLTVRLPSGDERQGTVFYRAVDAGYATQRDVSRTKRDIKTFEIRLRVDNKDRRLAVGMTAYVLFPVTPPR
- a CDS encoding ATP-binding cassette domain-containing protein codes for the protein MNVAIDVRAITKRFGDFTAVDRISFAVDEGEVFGLLGPNGAGKSTLIRMLTTLLLPSEGTALVAGHDIVTHANDVRHAIGVIPQAMTSDLELSAEENLLIFAKLYSVPRERRKPLIAELLAAVELTQWADKPVKNLSGGMRRRVEIARGLVHQPSILFLDEPTTGLDPVSRTAVWEMLRKIKAERDLTVLLTTHYMDEADKLCDRIAIVDHGKLMALDSPMKLKADIPGENTLEVSFSDTPPDWRARLAALPGVQRVDGEAPVFRIMSTSGPATTMGLMTAAAAAGVTVKSLSVESTTLDDVFVHYTGHQLRDALQEQPMSERRSMGRRR